Proteins from one Pongo abelii isolate AG06213 chromosome 7, NHGRI_mPonAbe1-v2.0_pri, whole genome shotgun sequence genomic window:
- the PI15 gene encoding peptidase inhibitor 15, with protein MIAISAVSSALLFSLLCEASAVVLLNSTDSPPPTNNFTDIEAALKAQLDSADIPKARRKRYISQNDMIAILDYHNQVRGKVFPPAANMEYMVWDENLAKSAEAWAATCIWDHGPSYLLRFLGQNLSVRTGRYRSILQLVKPWYDEVKDYAFPYPQDCNPRCPMRCFGPMCTHYTQMVWATSNRIGCAIHTCQNMNVWGSVWRRAVYLVCNYAPKGNWIGEAPYKVGVPCSSCPPSYGGSCTDNLCFPGVTSNYLYWFK; from the exons ATGATAGCAATCTCTGCCGTCAGCAGTGCACTCCTGTTCTCCCTTCTCTGTGAAGCAAGTGCCGTCGTCCTACTCAATTCCACTGACTCACCCCCGCCAACCAATAATTTCACTGATATTGAAGCAGCTCTGAAAGCACAATTAGATTCAGCGGATATCCCCAAAGCCAGGCGGAAGCGCTACATTTCGCAGAATGACATGATCGCCATTCTTGATTATCATAATCAAGTTCGGGGCAAAGTGTTCCCACCGGCAGCAAATATGGAATATATG GTTTGGGATGAAAATCTTGCAAAATCGGCAGAGGCTTGGGCGGCTACTTGCATTTGGGACCATGGACCTTCTTACTTACTGAGATTTTTGGGCCAAAATCTATCTGTACGCACTGGAAG ATATCGCTCTATTCTCCAGTTGGTCAAGCCATGGTATGATGAAGTGAAAGATTATGCTTTTCCATATCCCCAGGATTGCAACCCCAGATGTCCTATGAGATGCTTTGGTCCCATGTGCACACATTATACGCAG ATGGTTTGGGCCACTTCCAATCGGATAGGATGCGCCATTCATACTTGCCAAAACATGAATGTTTGGGGATCTGTCTGGCGACGTGCAGTTTACTTGGTATGCAACTATGCCCCAAA GGGCAATTGGATTGGAGAAGCACCATATAAAGTAGGGGTACCATGTTCATCTTGTCCTCCAAGTTATGGGGGATCTTGTACTGACAATCTCTGTTTTCCAGGAGTTACGTCAAACTACCTGTACTGGTTTAAATAA